Proteins co-encoded in one Arachis hypogaea cultivar Tifrunner chromosome 13, arahy.Tifrunner.gnm2.J5K5, whole genome shotgun sequence genomic window:
- the LOC112732959 gene encoding calnexin homolog has protein sequence MEEQKRSLMGIFTVLLLLISISSFQLLRASDNPDDVDDAIFYESFDEDFEGRWTVSNKDDYNGVWKHAKSEGHDDYGLLVSEKARKYAIVKELKEPVTLKDETVVLQFETRHQSGLECGGAYLKYLRPQEAGWTPKEFDNESPYSIMFGPDRCGATNKVHFIVKHKNPKSGKYVEHHLKNPPYVPSDKLTHVYTAILKPKNELRVLIDGEVKKKANFLSVDDFEPPLIPPKTIPDPDDRKPEDWDERAKIPDPDAVKPDDWDEDAPMEILDEEAEKPEGWLDDEPGEIDDPEATKPEDWDDEEDGEWEAPKIDNPKCDSAPGCGEWKRPMKKNPAYKGKWHAPLIDNPAYKGIWKPRDIPNPDYFELEKPDFEPIAAIGIEIWTMQDGILFDNILIANDGNVAASYRETTWKPKFNIEKKNQKEEDSDGGSGFLADLQTKVFELLYKIADIPFLSDYRIKIHDLIQKGEKQPNLTIGVLVSVVVVFLTIFFKLIFGGKKKPARVEKPSPAPKESKANQSGEENDENKEKEETSASAPRRRIRRD, from the exons aTGGAAGAACAAAAGCGAAGCCTTATGGGGATCTTTACGGTGCTCCTCCTCCTTATATCGATTTCGTCGTTTCAGCTCCTCCGTGCTTCTGATAATCCCGACGATGTTGATGATGCC ATTTTCTACGAGTCGTTCGATGAGGATTTCGAAGGTCGTTGGACCGTTTCAAATAAGGACGACTACAATG GTGTCTGGAAGCATGCTAAGAGCGAGGGGCATGATGATTATGGACTCCTTGTCAGTGAGAAAGCAAGGAAATATGCCATAGTTAAAGAACTTAAAGAACCTGTGACCCTGAAGGATGAAACAGTTGTTCTTCAATTTGAGACTCGGCATCAGAGTGGCCTTGAATGTGGTGGTGCATACCTGAAGTATCTTCGACCACAGGAGGCTGGATGGACACCCAAAGAATTTGACAATGAATCTCCATATTCTATCATGTTTGGTCCTGACAGGTGTGGGGCCACAAACAAAGTACACTTTATTGTCAAGCATAAGAATCCCAAGAGTGGGAAATACGTTGAGCACCATCTCAAGAATCCCCCATATGTTCCATCTGACAAACTCACTCACGTATACACTGCTATTCTGAAGCCTAAAAATGAGTTGCGTGTTTTGATTGATGGGGAAGTGAAGAAGAAGGCAAATTTCTTATCTGTTGATGATTTTGAACCCCCTCTTATTCCTCCCAAGACAATCCCAGATCCTGATGACAGGAAACCCGAGGACTGGGATGAGAGAGCAAAAATTCCTGACCCAGATGCAGTAAAGCCAGATGACTGGGATGAGGATGCGCCCATGGAAATTCTTGATGAGGAAGCTGAGAAACCTGAAGGATGGTTGGATGATGAACCCGGAGAAATTGATGACCCTGAAGCCACAAAACCAGAAGATTGGGATGACGAGGAGGATGGGGAATGGGAAGCCCCTAAAATTGATAACCCCAAGTGTGACTCTGCTCCTGGTTGTGGTGAGTGGAAGAGGCCAATGAAGAAGAATCCAGCTTACAAGGGAAAATGGCATGCCCCTCTCATTGACAACCCAGCTTATAAGGGTATATGGAAGCCACGTGATATTCCAAACCCTGACTACTTTGAACTTGAAAAGCCTGATTTTGAGCCCATCGCAGCTATTGGTATTGAGATTTGGACAATGCAAGATGGCATACTATTTGACAACATTTTGATAGCTAATGATGGCAACGTTGCAGCCTCTTATAGAGAGACTACATGGAAGCCCAAGTTTAATATTGAAAAAAAGAATCAGAAGGAAGAAGATTCTGATGGTGGTTCAGGTTTTCTTGCAGACTTGCAG aCAAAAGTATTTGAACTTTTGTACAAGATCGCGGACATTCCCTTCCTTAGTGATTACAGGATCAAAATACAT GATCTCATTCAAAAGGGTGAGAAGCAACCAAATCTTACTATTGGAGTTCTCGTGTCTGTTGTGGTTGTCTTCTTGACAATCTTCTTCAAGCTCATATTTGGGGGAAAAAAGAAGCCG GCAAGGGTTGAGAAGCCAAGCCCAGCACCCAAAGAATCTAAGGCCAACCAAAGTGGCGAAGAGAATGATGAAAACAAAGAGAAGGAGGAAACATCTGCTTCTGCACCACGTAGGAGGATAAGGCGAGATTGA